A genomic window from Lentibacter algarum includes:
- a CDS encoding SPOR domain-containing protein, with the protein MSCKRVAALCAFFLTLTLSTAQAQALRDVDGPVNFPPSSYKGKQFVDNNGCAFVRAGIDGRVNWIPRVSRSRKLLCGLKPTFSGAEANLAQAQSANAPVQITNNEAPAAAAPAPAPAPRVAAAKPAAAPKPAPKPVVAKPAPRVAPAPQPRVIDATPTTRPAPQRVQQARIQPAPQRVQPVQRTIAPVPAPAPRQVQRVTRATTCANFTGISAQYAGSGPGVRCGSQTQPVTGAVQVQRQPVTVMRNGQKKTVQQRVAQQPSSAPEISGTPTGQRIITRNSQTGQINAAGNTRVVPRHVYNEQQRSAVTNKVPKGYRKAWDDDRLNPKRAQMTVEGIRQSDLIWTRTIPRKLYVKGTGRVVNNLFPELRYPYTSMNDQNAAMGLTTSSRSKPAAAATPRKQGGTAKSGTDGRYVQVGMFSSEANAQRAAQRISAAGLPARFGTLKKGGKSYRLVMAGPFAAGQINAAVATARRAGFSDAYAR; encoded by the coding sequence ATGAGTTGTAAACGAGTCGCCGCGCTTTGCGCATTTTTCCTAACACTGACGCTCTCAACAGCGCAGGCACAGGCCCTGCGTGATGTTGACGGACCAGTGAATTTCCCGCCCAGTTCTTACAAAGGCAAACAATTCGTCGATAACAACGGCTGTGCTTTTGTGCGCGCCGGGATTGATGGCCGCGTCAACTGGATCCCGCGGGTTTCGCGCTCGCGCAAGCTCCTCTGTGGGCTCAAGCCGACCTTCTCTGGAGCTGAAGCCAACCTCGCCCAAGCCCAGAGCGCAAATGCTCCAGTGCAGATCACCAACAACGAAGCGCCCGCCGCCGCAGCTCCTGCGCCAGCACCAGCGCCGCGTGTTGCAGCTGCCAAGCCTGCTGCCGCGCCCAAGCCTGCTCCAAAACCTGTTGTGGCCAAGCCGGCACCGCGCGTCGCTCCTGCACCGCAGCCCCGTGTGATAGATGCGACTCCGACAACACGGCCCGCGCCTCAGCGCGTGCAGCAAGCGCGCATTCAGCCAGCGCCACAGCGCGTTCAGCCTGTCCAGCGTACAATTGCGCCAGTGCCAGCGCCTGCACCCCGTCAGGTACAGCGCGTCACACGCGCCACAACCTGCGCCAATTTCACTGGGATCAGCGCCCAATACGCCGGCTCTGGACCGGGTGTGCGCTGCGGCTCACAAACTCAGCCTGTGACTGGCGCAGTTCAGGTTCAGCGCCAACCCGTCACAGTCATGCGCAATGGCCAGAAAAAAACTGTCCAGCAGCGCGTTGCACAACAGCCGAGCTCTGCACCAGAAATCTCAGGCACACCAACAGGCCAACGCATCATCACGCGCAACAGCCAAACAGGCCAGATCAATGCCGCTGGCAACACCCGTGTTGTCCCGCGCCATGTGTACAACGAACAACAGCGCTCAGCGGTCACCAACAAAGTGCCGAAGGGCTACCGCAAGGCATGGGATGACGACCGACTCAATCCGAAGCGCGCTCAAATGACAGTGGAGGGCATCCGCCAGTCAGACCTCATCTGGACACGTACAATCCCACGTAAGCTCTACGTCAAGGGGACAGGTCGGGTCGTCAACAATCTCTTCCCAGAGCTGCGCTACCCTTACACAAGCATGAACGATCAAAACGCCGCGATGGGTCTGACAACATCCTCACGCAGCAAGCCTGCCGCAGCCGCCACGCCCCGCAAACAAGGGGGTACGGCCAAAAGCGGAACAGACGGGCGCTACGTTCAAGTTGGCATGTTCTCAAGCGAAGCCAATGCCCAGCGCGCAGCACAACGCATCTCCGCCGCAGGCCTGCCCGCACGCTTTGGTACATTGAAAAAAGGTGGCAAATCTTATCGTTTGGTGATGGCAGGGCCCTTCGCCGCGGGCCAGATCAACGCGGCTGTCGCCACAGCAAGACGTGCAGGATTTTCTGACGCCTACGCGCGCTAA
- a CDS encoding phosphopentomutase, whose product MSRAFLVVLDSAGIGGAPDADQFFNGALPDTGANTLGHIYQACAPALPNMESLGLKQAITLASGLALPNTAELAGRFAAATEVSLGKDTPSGHWELAGVPVPWAWHYFPDTTPAFPPDLLALVAKLAGTEGTLGNSHASGTEIIDSLAQEHIKTGWPICYTSADSVFQIAAHEDHFGLPRLLKLCEDLAPHLHALKVGRVIARPFIGANGSFQRTKNRHDYAIATPAPTLLDWAQAEGHHTHAIGKISDIFSHRGIDTATKGRDAELMQGLHDRINTAPDGSLTFANFVEFDTEFGHRRDAEGYAAHLTWFDRELRHILAALRQNDLLILTADHGNDPTWQGSDHTRERVPVLVAGAGQGEIGHIQMIDVAASIAAHLGLKERGSGVSFL is encoded by the coding sequence ATGAGCCGCGCCTTCCTTGTCGTGCTCGACAGCGCTGGTATCGGCGGCGCACCAGATGCCGACCAGTTCTTCAACGGCGCCTTACCCGACACAGGCGCAAACACGCTGGGTCATATTTATCAGGCCTGCGCGCCCGCACTGCCCAACATGGAAAGCCTCGGCCTCAAACAAGCCATCACGCTCGCTTCTGGCCTCGCCCTACCAAACACAGCAGAGCTTGCTGGCCGTTTTGCCGCCGCCACAGAAGTAAGCCTCGGCAAGGACACCCCGTCAGGCCATTGGGAGCTTGCGGGCGTGCCCGTCCCTTGGGCGTGGCACTATTTCCCTGACACAACCCCAGCCTTCCCCCCTGATCTGCTCGCACTGGTCGCCAAGCTTGCAGGCACAGAAGGAACCCTCGGCAACAGCCACGCCTCTGGCACAGAGATCATTGATAGCCTCGCCCAAGAGCACATCAAGACAGGCTGGCCGATCTGTTACACCTCTGCAGATTCGGTCTTCCAGATCGCCGCGCATGAAGACCACTTCGGCCTGCCGCGCCTTCTCAAGCTCTGTGAAGACCTCGCGCCACATCTCCATGCCCTCAAGGTGGGGCGCGTTATCGCCCGCCCCTTCATCGGCGCCAACGGCAGCTTTCAACGGACAAAGAACCGCCATGACTACGCCATCGCCACGCCCGCGCCCACGCTGCTGGACTGGGCGCAGGCAGAGGGGCACCACACCCACGCCATCGGCAAAATCAGCGATATATTCTCTCACCGCGGCATCGACACCGCCACAAAGGGCCGCGACGCGGAGCTGATGCAAGGCCTCCATGACCGCATCAACACAGCCCCTGATGGCTCCCTGACGTTTGCCAATTTCGTGGAGTTTGATACCGAATTCGGCCATCGGCGCGATGCCGAAGGCTACGCCGCCCACCTCACATGGTTTGACAGAGAGCTCCGCCATATTTTGGCTGCACTGCGCCAAAACGATCTGCTCATCCTCACAGCTGATCACGGCAATGATCCGACATGGCAAGGCTCCGACCATACCAGAGAACGTGTCCCCGTTCTGGTTGCGGGCGCAGGCCAAGGTGAGATAGGACACATCCAAATGATAGATGTCGCCGCCTCCATAGCGGCTCATCTTGGCCTAAAAGAACGCGGATCAGGGGTAAGCTTCCTCTAA
- a CDS encoding DUF6473 family protein — MSYERIGGAALDYRLCEYDGSRLAFRGPKRSLDEPFVAVLGGTETFGKFVPRPYVDRLEDKLEMPCLNLGVMSAGLDAFASDLGVLSMAARAEAVIVQAMGVHNLSNRFYTVHPRRNDRFLRASDQMRKLFRGVDFTEFHFTNHLLRHLARYHPDGFILLMQELQQAWVARMRLLADRVAKPMVLLWFADHGPDEKRGFAHAASAPFGVTQDMIDALEGDMARTVICRASPAALARGYEGMVFADQEALAAMQLLGPAVHQEAADALEPVLRRLLKR; from the coding sequence ATGTCCTATGAAAGAATAGGGGGCGCAGCCCTTGACTATCGACTCTGCGAGTATGACGGATCGCGGCTGGCCTTTCGCGGCCCTAAACGCAGCCTTGATGAGCCTTTTGTAGCCGTGCTGGGAGGCACAGAAACCTTCGGGAAATTTGTGCCGCGTCCCTATGTGGACCGACTGGAAGACAAGCTGGAAATGCCCTGCCTTAACCTTGGGGTCATGAGCGCTGGGCTTGATGCTTTTGCGAGCGATCTTGGTGTTTTGAGTATGGCGGCGCGGGCGGAGGCCGTCATTGTGCAAGCGATGGGTGTGCACAATCTCTCGAACCGCTTTTATACGGTGCATCCGCGCCGCAACGACCGCTTTTTGCGGGCCTCAGACCAGATGAGAAAGTTGTTTCGGGGCGTGGATTTCACCGAGTTTCACTTTACCAATCATCTGTTGCGCCATTTGGCACGCTATCATCCGGACGGGTTTATTCTGTTGATGCAGGAATTGCAGCAGGCTTGGGTGGCGCGGATGCGGCTTTTGGCGGATCGGGTGGCGAAGCCGATGGTGCTGTTGTGGTTTGCGGATCATGGCCCCGATGAGAAGCGTGGCTTTGCCCATGCGGCGAGTGCGCCTTTTGGCGTGACCCAAGATATGATTGATGCGCTGGAAGGCGATATGGCACGCACGGTGATCTGTCGTGCAAGTCCAGCGGCTCTGGCGCGTGGCTATGAGGGTATGGTTTTTGCCGATCAGGAAGCTTTGGCGGCGATGCAGCTTTTGGGGCCTGCAGTGCATCAGGAAGCGGCAGATGCGCTTGAGCCTGTGCTGCGGCGCTTGCTTAAACGCTAG
- the upp gene encoding uracil phosphoribosyltransferase — protein MSKNLTVVDHPLVQHKLSFMRDKTTPSAHFRQLLGEIAQLLAYEATRDLPLEMREVETPLQPMQSPYLSGKKLALVSILRAGNGMLDSLLHLIPSARVGFVGLYRDEETLKPVQYYFKVPEDISERDVLAIDPMLATGNSSVAAIDLLKAAGARRITFLCLLAAPEGVARMQEAHPDVRIITASLDECLNEQGYIVPGLGDAGDRMFGTK, from the coding sequence ATGAGCAAAAATCTAACAGTCGTTGATCACCCTCTGGTGCAGCACAAACTCAGCTTCATGCGCGACAAGACCACACCCTCCGCGCACTTCCGGCAGCTCCTTGGCGAAATTGCCCAGCTCCTCGCTTATGAAGCCACCCGCGATCTGCCGCTGGAAATGCGCGAGGTCGAAACCCCGCTCCAGCCGATGCAGTCGCCCTACCTGTCAGGCAAGAAGCTCGCGCTTGTCTCAATCTTGCGGGCAGGAAACGGCATGCTTGATAGCCTGTTACACCTGATCCCGTCCGCGCGTGTCGGCTTTGTCGGCCTCTACCGCGACGAGGAAACGCTCAAGCCCGTTCAGTATTACTTCAAAGTCCCCGAAGACATCAGCGAGCGCGATGTCCTTGCGATTGACCCCATGCTTGCCACGGGCAATTCCTCTGTCGCGGCCATTGATCTCCTCAAAGCAGCCGGTGCGCGCCGCATCACCTTCCTTTGCCTTCTTGCAGCCCCTGAAGGCGTTGCGCGGATGCAGGAAGCCCACCCTGATGTGCGCATCATCACAGCCTCGCTGGATGAATGTCTCAATGAACAAGGCTACATCGTTCCAGGCCTAGGGGATGCGGGTGACCGCATGTTCGGCACAAAATAG
- a CDS encoding LysR family transcriptional regulator — translation MDRLTEMEAFAMVVDQGGFTDAAKKMGISKSAVSKHVSSLEARLGARLLNRTTRRVSPTEIGLAYYDRARRVLNDAGEADALVSSMQSDPSGLLRISVATDFGVNHLSPVLGEFLADFPDITVNMVLNNRYVELISEGFDMAIRIGDLEDSSLRARKLTETSMRMIASPSYFQRYGRPQKIDDLNEHKLLHYSNHSAGNVWKITAPSGEKRQVRTAGWLTVNDGQSLLNAAVSGLGIAYLPSFLYAEALEKGLVEDAIPDLPMETQGIYAVYPPGRFTQPKVRAFIDFLVHSFGDKGPSDW, via the coding sequence ATGGACCGACTGACTGAAATGGAAGCCTTTGCAATGGTCGTAGACCAAGGCGGGTTTACGGACGCAGCCAAGAAAATGGGGATTTCAAAATCCGCTGTTTCAAAGCACGTCTCCAGCCTTGAGGCCCGTCTGGGCGCGCGGCTTTTGAACCGCACGACGCGGCGGGTCAGCCCGACCGAGATTGGCCTCGCGTATTATGACCGTGCACGGCGCGTTTTGAATGATGCGGGCGAGGCAGATGCGCTTGTGTCGTCCATGCAATCCGATCCCTCTGGCCTATTGAGAATTTCTGTGGCGACAGATTTTGGTGTGAACCACCTTTCGCCTGTGTTGGGCGAGTTCCTCGCGGATTTCCCTGATATCACCGTGAATATGGTCCTCAACAATCGCTATGTGGAGCTGATTTCTGAGGGCTTTGACATGGCCATCCGCATTGGTGATCTGGAAGATAGCTCTTTGCGAGCACGCAAGCTTACCGAGACGAGCATGCGAATGATTGCGAGCCCAAGCTATTTCCAACGCTATGGGCGGCCCCAGAAAATTGACGATCTCAATGAGCACAAGCTTTTGCATTATTCCAACCATTCGGCAGGCAATGTCTGGAAGATTACCGCGCCATCCGGTGAAAAGCGTCAAGTGCGCACGGCTGGCTGGCTAACTGTGAATGACGGTCAATCGCTGCTCAATGCGGCTGTGTCTGGCCTTGGCATCGCCTATCTGCCGAGCTTTCTCTATGCGGAGGCGCTTGAGAAGGGTCTTGTGGAAGATGCGATCCCTGATCTGCCGATGGAGACACAAGGTATCTATGCGGTGTATCCGCCCGGACGCTTTACGCAGCCCAAAGTGCGCGCCTTTATCGACTTTCTGGTTCACTCGTTTGGCGACAAAGGGCCAAGTGACTGGTAA
- a CDS encoding alpha/beta fold hydrolase, with translation MLHTITHGIANAKPPLLIAHGLFGSGRNWGVIAKRLSDERQVIAVDMRNHGSSLHSDDHSYTALADDLAEVIAAHGGQADVLGHSMGGKAAMVLALEHAEMVNRLTVADIAPVSYSHSQQQYINAMRTLDLSQIEGRAEAQAALLPLVEDPTLASFFTQSLDLKARKWRLNLAALEANMPQILSFPAIDACFTGPSLFLTGATSHYVTRDHRPQIKALFSEARFAKIPEAGHWLHAERPRAFEAAVRTWLNADLS, from the coding sequence ATGTTACACACTATCACCCATGGCATCGCCAACGCCAAGCCCCCGCTGCTCATCGCGCATGGCCTCTTCGGCTCAGGCCGCAACTGGGGCGTTATCGCCAAGCGCCTCTCCGATGAGCGCCAAGTGATCGCCGTCGACATGCGCAACCACGGCAGCTCGCTACACTCAGATGATCACAGTTACACCGCCTTGGCCGATGACCTTGCCGAAGTGATCGCTGCACACGGAGGCCAAGCCGACGTCTTGGGCCACTCCATGGGTGGCAAAGCCGCTATGGTACTTGCCCTTGAGCACGCCGAGATGGTCAACCGCCTCACTGTCGCCGATATCGCCCCCGTGAGCTACAGCCACTCCCAACAGCAATACATCAACGCCATGCGCACGCTCGACCTCTCCCAGATAGAGGGTCGCGCCGAAGCCCAAGCCGCGCTCCTGCCGCTGGTCGAAGACCCGACGCTCGCCTCGTTCTTCACCCAGTCTCTGGATCTGAAAGCACGCAAATGGCGGCTCAATCTGGCCGCTCTTGAAGCGAATATGCCCCAGATCCTAAGCTTTCCGGCAATAGACGCATGCTTCACAGGCCCCTCCCTCTTTCTCACAGGCGCAACGTCACACTACGTGACGCGCGATCACCGGCCCCAGATCAAAGCGCTCTTCTCAGAAGCGCGCTTTGCCAAAATCCCAGAGGCAGGGCACTGGCTTCACGCCGAGCGCCCCCGCGCCTTTGAGGCCGCAGTCCGCACGTGGCTCAACGCTGACTTGAGCTAG
- a CDS encoding 3-hydroxybutyryl-CoA dehydrogenase, with the protein MDIKTVGVIGAGQMGNGIAHVMALAGYDVTLNDLSQDALTAALAKIEKNMVRQVSRNLITEADMQAGLARISPALDVAALGTADLVIESATENEDIKNKIIEGIVPHLPEHTIITSNTSSISITRLAARTDRPEKFMGFHFMNPVPLMQLVELIRGIATDDETYQSCLAVVEKLGKTAASAEDFPAFIVNRILIPMINEACYTLYEGVGNVASIDNAMKLGANHPMGPLELADFIGLDTCLAIMNVLHDGLADTKYRPCPLLTKYVAAGWLGRKTGRGFYDYRGDVPVPTR; encoded by the coding sequence ATGGATATCAAAACAGTCGGCGTCATCGGTGCAGGCCAGATGGGCAATGGTATCGCGCATGTTATGGCGCTCGCGGGGTATGACGTTACGCTCAATGATCTCAGCCAAGACGCGCTCACAGCCGCGCTCGCCAAGATCGAGAAAAACATGGTGCGCCAAGTGTCGCGCAATCTCATCACAGAAGCCGATATGCAAGCTGGCCTCGCCCGCATCAGCCCTGCGCTTGATGTAGCCGCGCTCGGCACAGCCGATCTCGTGATCGAATCCGCAACAGAAAACGAAGACATCAAAAACAAGATCATCGAAGGCATCGTACCCCACCTGCCCGAGCACACGATCATCACATCAAATACCTCCTCGATCTCGATCACCCGCCTCGCCGCACGCACGGACCGCCCCGAAAAGTTCATGGGCTTTCACTTTATGAACCCGGTTCCGCTCATGCAGCTGGTCGAGCTGATCCGCGGCATCGCCACTGATGACGAGACATATCAGAGCTGCCTCGCCGTGGTCGAAAAGCTCGGAAAGACAGCCGCCTCCGCCGAAGACTTCCCCGCATTTATCGTCAATCGCATCCTGATCCCGATGATCAATGAGGCCTGCTATACCCTCTATGAAGGCGTCGGCAATGTCGCCTCGATTGACAACGCCATGAAGCTCGGCGCCAATCACCCGATGGGTCCACTTGAGCTTGCTGACTTTATCGGCCTTGATACCTGCCTCGCAATCATGAACGTGCTGCATGACGGCCTCGCTGATACCAAATATCGCCCCTGCCCGCTCTTGACGAAATATGTGGCCGCAGGCTGGCTGGGCCGCAAAACAGGCCGTGGCTTTTATGACTATCGCGGAGACGTCCCCGTTCCGACGCGTTAA
- the smc gene encoding chromosome segregation protein SMC: MRFHKLRLTGFKSFVDPTDLIIQDGLTGVVGPNGCGKSNLLEALRWVMGENRPTAMRGGGMEDVIFAGASSRPARNFAEVSLHIDNQDRLAPAGFNDMDNLEVVRRITRDVGSAYKANGKDTRARDVQMLFADASTGAHSPALVRQGQISELINAKPKSRRRILEEAAGISGLYQRRHEAELKLKGAETNLTRVDDVLEQLAAQLAQLARQARQAARYREIGDELRRAEGLLLYRRWKEAQVAHLEEQNILKERTVAAAQAEAAAREATKLRQQREDALPALREEEAIAAAVLQRLSVQRDTLEDQEKRAIATIETLEARIRQLAADMEREEALNRDAGETIARLEWETEELKKAGAGHEAKLAQAAEASQEAAQVLQARENALSELTEDVARLAARHQSAQRLLEDSRKTEARSSEEAEKAKRAAGEARALLEKAAVDFEAAQQAESAATKRSQDAEEALTAAEAARAATQSREADARAELSEADGEVNALSAEASALARLVERDTAEGGQIIDQLQVTPGYEKALGAALADDLRAPEVGEDGPSGWASLPAYRDAQALPAGVEPLSAHVNVPAVLTRRMAQIGLVEAEAAAALQAELKPGQRLVSLDGDLWRWDGFRAWAEDAPSAAALRLEQMNRLEALKQQMEAATSKAQGARLAHQVLTEQLKRDGEADKAAREARRAADTAVAEAARALSRAEADRTLAESRLDSLGLAVKRHEDEAMAARRSLQEAERGLAGLGNLETARAEVEDVKMTVEAARMTMMAKRSGHDELRREGEARTRRGQEVTKELSGWRHRLETAEKRIAELAERKTASEAELKDATAAPEEIAAKREELGHSISQAEARKAKASDALSTAEGAERDATLAEREAERAASEAREARARSEARTDAAGETVAYAAERIEEEQDTTPEALLESLGADPEKMPASEMIEQDVNRLKRQRDALGAVNLRAEEDAKEVSQEHDGLLLEKTDLEEAIRALRTGIASLNREGRERLLTAFEQVNDNFSMLFKHLFGGGDANLVLVESDDPLDAGLEIMCQPPGKKLATLSLLSGGEQTLTAMALIFAVFLANPAPICVLDEVDAPLDDANVTRFCDLLDEMCRQTDTRFLIITHHAVTMSRMDRLYGVTMQERGVSQLVSVDLKKAEAMVA; this comes from the coding sequence GTGCGATTTCATAAGCTCAGACTTACGGGGTTCAAAAGCTTCGTCGATCCGACCGACCTGATTATTCAGGACGGTCTGACAGGCGTCGTCGGGCCAAATGGCTGTGGTAAATCCAACCTGCTTGAAGCCCTGCGCTGGGTGATGGGCGAAAACCGCCCCACCGCTATGCGTGGCGGCGGGATGGAAGACGTGATCTTTGCAGGCGCATCCTCGCGGCCCGCGCGCAACTTTGCCGAAGTCTCGCTTCATATCGACAACCAAGACCGCCTCGCGCCTGCTGGCTTTAATGACATGGACAACCTCGAGGTCGTCCGCCGTATCACACGCGACGTCGGCAGTGCTTATAAAGCCAACGGCAAGGACACCCGCGCGCGCGATGTTCAGATGCTGTTTGCGGATGCCTCTACAGGGGCGCATTCCCCTGCGCTTGTGCGGCAGGGGCAGATCAGCGAGCTGATCAACGCCAAGCCCAAGAGCCGCCGCCGTATTCTCGAAGAGGCAGCAGGGATTTCGGGCCTCTATCAGCGCCGCCACGAGGCCGAGCTAAAGCTTAAGGGCGCAGAAACAAACTTGACGCGGGTTGACGATGTCCTTGAACAGTTGGCCGCGCAGCTGGCGCAGCTGGCCCGCCAAGCCCGTCAAGCGGCGCGCTACCGTGAGATCGGGGATGAGCTGCGGCGTGCGGAGGGGTTGCTGCTTTATCGGCGGTGGAAGGAAGCGCAAGTCGCGCATCTTGAGGAACAGAATATTCTAAAGGAGCGTACTGTAGCTGCAGCGCAGGCCGAAGCGGCCGCGCGGGAGGCGACGAAGCTGCGCCAACAGCGCGAAGATGCGTTGCCCGCTCTGCGCGAGGAAGAAGCCATCGCTGCGGCAGTGCTCCAGCGCCTCTCGGTACAGCGCGACACTTTGGAAGACCAAGAAAAGCGCGCGATTGCAACGATTGAAACGCTGGAAGCGCGGATCAGGCAGCTGGCGGCTGATATGGAGCGTGAGGAAGCGCTCAACCGTGACGCAGGCGAAACCATTGCGCGGCTGGAGTGGGAAACCGAAGAACTGAAAAAGGCGGGCGCGGGCCATGAGGCCAAGCTGGCGCAAGCCGCGGAAGCGTCTCAAGAGGCAGCACAGGTCTTGCAGGCGCGTGAGAATGCACTGTCTGAGCTGACTGAAGATGTGGCTCGCTTGGCTGCAAGGCATCAGTCTGCACAGCGCTTGCTAGAAGACAGTCGCAAGACAGAAGCCCGCTCCAGCGAAGAGGCTGAAAAAGCCAAGCGCGCTGCGGGCGAAGCTCGGGCGCTTTTGGAAAAAGCGGCGGTAGATTTTGAAGCGGCGCAGCAGGCTGAGAGCGCGGCCACCAAGCGCTCGCAGGATGCGGAGGAGGCGCTCACCGCTGCAGAGGCGGCGCGGGCGGCCACGCAATCCCGCGAGGCGGATGCGCGGGCAGAGCTGAGCGAAGCAGACGGAGAAGTGAATGCGCTCTCGGCTGAAGCCAGCGCCTTGGCGCGGCTTGTGGAGCGCGACACCGCCGAGGGCGGGCAGATCATTGATCAGCTGCAAGTGACGCCAGGCTATGAGAAGGCGCTGGGCGCGGCGCTGGCAGATGATTTGCGCGCCCCTGAAGTGGGCGAAGACGGGCCGTCGGGCTGGGCGAGCCTGCCAGCTTATCGAGATGCGCAAGCGTTGCCTGCGGGTGTTGAGCCGCTTTCGGCGCATGTGAATGTGCCTGCGGTTCTGACACGGCGGATGGCCCAGATCGGGCTTGTGGAGGCCGAGGCGGCTGCCGCGTTGCAGGCCGAGCTGAAGCCCGGGCAGCGGCTTGTGAGCCTTGATGGCGATTTGTGGCGCTGGGACGGGTTTCGCGCCTGGGCCGAGGATGCGCCGAGCGCGGCAGCCTTGCGTCTGGAGCAGATGAACCGTCTCGAAGCGCTCAAGCAGCAGATGGAAGCTGCCACTTCAAAAGCGCAGGGCGCGCGGCTGGCGCATCAGGTTCTTACAGAGCAGCTCAAGCGTGATGGTGAGGCCGACAAGGCCGCCCGCGAGGCACGGCGTGCAGCCGATACAGCCGTGGCAGAAGCCGCGCGGGCTTTGAGCCGCGCGGAAGCGGACCGCACCTTGGCAGAGTCGCGGCTGGACTCTCTTGGCCTTGCTGTGAAACGCCATGAGGACGAAGCAATGGCAGCGCGGCGCTCTTTGCAGGAGGCTGAGCGCGGCCTTGCGGGCCTTGGCAACCTTGAGACGGCGCGGGCCGAAGTCGAAGACGTGAAGATGACCGTTGAGGCCGCGCGCATGACCATGATGGCGAAGCGCTCGGGGCACGACGAATTGCGCCGCGAGGGCGAGGCACGCACGCGGCGGGGGCAGGAAGTCACGAAGGAGCTTTCAGGCTGGCGCCACCGTTTGGAGACAGCAGAAAAGCGGATTGCCGAACTGGCCGAGCGCAAGACTGCGAGCGAGGCTGAGCTGAAAGATGCCACGGCGGCGCCTGAAGAAATTGCGGCAAAACGTGAAGAGCTTGGCCATTCGATCTCACAGGCGGAGGCGCGCAAGGCCAAGGCCTCTGACGCGCTCTCGACAGCCGAAGGCGCTGAGCGTGATGCGACACTGGCCGAGCGCGAGGCGGAGCGCGCGGCAAGCGAGGCACGCGAGGCGCGGGCGCGCTCGGAGGCACGCACAGATGCGGCAGGCGAGACCGTAGCATACGCGGCGGAACGGATCGAGGAAGAGCAGGACACAACGCCAGAGGCGCTTTTGGAGAGCCTTGGGGCAGACCCTGAGAAGATGCCTGCTTCTGAGATGATCGAACAGGATGTGAACCGTCTGAAGCGGCAGCGGGATGCGCTTGGCGCAGTTAACCTGCGGGCCGAGGAAGATGCGAAGGAAGTCTCTCAGGAGCATGACGGGCTTTTGCTTGAAAAGACCGATCTGGAAGAGGCGATCCGTGCTTTGCGTACAGGCATTGCCAGCCTGAACCGCGAGGGGCGCGAGCGGCTGCTGACCGCCTTTGAGCAGGTGAACGACAACTTCTCGATGTTGTTCAAACACCTCTTTGGTGGCGGGGATGCCAATCTTGTTTTGGTGGAGAGCGACGACCCGCTAGATGCAGGGCTTGAGATTATGTGTCAGCCGCCTGGCAAGAAGCTTGCGACGCTTTCGCTTTTGTCTGGTGGGGAACAGACACTCACGGCGATGGCGCTGATCTTTGCGGTTTTCCTTGCGAACCCTGCGCCGATCTGTGTGCTCGACGAAGTCGACGCGCCTTTGGATGATGCGAACGTCACGCGCTTTTGTGACTTGCTTGACGAGATGTGCCGCCAGACCGACACACGCTTTCTGATCATCACGCACCATGCTGTGACGATGAGCCGGATGGACCGCTTGTATGGCGTCACGATGCAGGAGCGAGGCGTGAGCCAGCTTGTCTCTGTCGACCTGAAGAAGGCCGAGGCGATGGTGGCTTAG